One Fontisphaera persica DNA window includes the following coding sequences:
- a CDS encoding sialidase family protein has translation MSIMQRLHPVWLDCLIALVIGSSLALSQTPPPAAAMSSNALLQSEFIFEQPPTPQCHASTIVETAEGLAVAWFGGRHEQNPDVGIWFSRHRGGQWSVPVEVANGIQHAAKRYPCWNPVLFQPRQGPLLLFYKVGPSPSQWWGMLMTSDDAGQTWSLPRRLPEDILGPVKNKPIQLPNGDILCGSSSEHAGWRVHFERTPDLGRTWELIGPVNDGKELGAIQPSLLVHPNGRLQAVGRTRQGKVFQIWSTDGGRTWGKMTTLELPNPNAGTDALTLKDGRHVLVYNHTERGRTPLNLALSTDGQQWQPVLTLEDSPGEYSYPAIIQTRDGLLHITYTWKRLRIKHAVVDPAKLP, from the coding sequence ATGAGCATCATGCAACGCCTTCACCCGGTTTGGCTGGACTGTCTGATTGCCCTTGTTATTGGGAGCAGCTTGGCCCTGTCTCAAACGCCTCCACCTGCGGCTGCCATGTCCTCCAATGCACTTCTTCAAAGTGAATTTATTTTTGAACAACCACCCACTCCCCAATGCCATGCCTCCACCATCGTGGAAACGGCAGAGGGCCTGGCCGTGGCTTGGTTTGGCGGACGCCATGAGCAAAACCCCGATGTTGGCATCTGGTTTTCCCGCCATCGCGGCGGCCAATGGAGTGTGCCCGTGGAAGTAGCCAATGGCATCCAGCACGCAGCCAAACGTTATCCCTGTTGGAATCCGGTTCTATTCCAACCTCGCCAGGGTCCGCTCCTGCTCTTTTACAAAGTCGGCCCCAGCCCTTCGCAATGGTGGGGCATGTTGATGACTTCTGACGATGCAGGGCAAACATGGAGCCTGCCCCGCCGTTTGCCCGAGGACATTCTGGGGCCGGTCAAGAACAAGCCAATTCAACTGCCCAATGGGGATATTCTTTGCGGCTCCAGCTCCGAACATGCCGGCTGGCGGGTGCACTTTGAGCGCACACCAGACCTTGGGCGCACATGGGAATTAATCGGGCCGGTGAACGATGGCAAGGAATTGGGCGCCATCCAACCCAGCCTTCTGGTGCACCCCAATGGCCGTTTGCAAGCGGTAGGCCGCACCCGGCAGGGCAAGGTCTTTCAAATATGGTCCACCGATGGGGGACGTACCTGGGGGAAAATGACCACCTTGGAACTGCCTAATCCCAATGCTGGCACGGATGCACTGACACTGAAGGACGGGCGCCATGTATTGGTGTACAATCACACGGAACGTGGGCGCACGCCCTTGAACCTCGCCCTGTCCACGGATGGCCAGCAATGGCAACCAGTGCTGACGCTGGAAGACTCACCCGGCGAGTATTCCTACCCCGCCATCATTCAAACTCGTGACGGGCTATTGCACATCACTTACACATGGAAGCGCCTGCGTATCAAACACGCCGTCGTGGACCCCGCCAAACTGCCCTGA
- a CDS encoding TonB-dependent receptor yields the protein MSREILGTHQKALQINLDPTSYGTFAEIGGGQEVARWFFRVGGAAGTVAKTMSAYDMTFSDAIYGQCKRYVSRQRLSTMLDHEYQLLVERLDAKRGATTRFFVFADTVAVKSFRGNNDCHGWLGIRFQVEPRGEPSDIIIHVRMLDRESVMQQEALGVMGVNLIYGALYFHQQPRTLIMSLLDNLTTERVEVDLARFSGPAFAGVDNRLMSLELVSHGLTDAAMFTADGEVVQAAEYLYKRPILVERGNFRPVTRLTLDLLANARAQFIEDAQASPEEVAVIMEMTLRSLTTSPGGIDHRDFLDRADILGALGQTVLISNYARFFRLANYLFRHTKKRIGIAIGAPALRELFSEKFYTDLEGGILESFGRLFKNDLKLYLYPMRDPQTGQLINAETFQPEPHLRPLYAYLREKKFIEDIRNYDPTCLNITSADALARLQRGDPTWESLVPPQVVQIIKERRLFGWQPPSPST from the coding sequence ATGAGCCGGGAAATTTTGGGGACACACCAGAAGGCGTTGCAGATCAACCTGGACCCGACCTCTTATGGCACCTTTGCCGAAATCGGCGGGGGGCAGGAGGTGGCACGCTGGTTTTTTCGTGTGGGTGGCGCGGCCGGCACGGTGGCCAAAACCATGTCCGCCTACGACATGACTTTCAGCGACGCCATCTATGGCCAGTGCAAGCGGTACGTGAGCCGCCAGCGCCTGAGCACCATGCTCGACCACGAATACCAGCTCCTGGTCGAGCGCCTCGACGCCAAACGCGGCGCTACCACCCGCTTCTTTGTTTTTGCGGATACGGTCGCCGTCAAGAGTTTCCGGGGCAACAATGACTGCCACGGCTGGCTGGGCATCCGCTTTCAAGTCGAACCGCGCGGCGAACCTTCCGACATCATCATCCACGTGCGGATGCTGGACCGCGAAAGCGTCATGCAGCAGGAGGCGCTGGGGGTCATGGGGGTGAATCTCATCTATGGCGCGCTGTATTTTCACCAGCAGCCCCGTACGCTCATCATGTCACTCCTTGACAACCTCACCACTGAACGCGTCGAGGTGGACCTGGCCCGCTTTTCCGGCCCTGCCTTTGCCGGCGTGGACAACCGGCTCATGAGCCTGGAGCTGGTCAGCCACGGTTTGACTGATGCTGCCATGTTCACCGCGGACGGTGAAGTGGTTCAAGCTGCCGAATACCTCTACAAACGTCCCATCCTGGTTGAACGCGGCAACTTCCGCCCGGTGACCCGGTTAACCCTCGATTTGCTCGCCAATGCACGGGCGCAATTTATCGAAGACGCCCAGGCCAGTCCGGAAGAGGTCGCCGTCATCATGGAAATGACCTTGCGCAGCCTGACCACTTCTCCCGGGGGGATTGACCACCGGGATTTTCTCGACCGTGCCGATATTCTGGGCGCATTGGGGCAGACCGTGCTAATCTCGAACTATGCGCGTTTCTTTCGCTTGGCCAATTACCTGTTTCGGCACACCAAAAAACGCATCGGCATCGCCATTGGCGCCCCGGCGTTGCGCGAACTCTTTTCCGAGAAGTTTTACACCGACCTCGAAGGCGGCATTCTCGAATCCTTCGGACGGCTGTTCAAAAACGACCTGAAGCTGTACCTGTATCCCATGCGCGACCCGCAGACGGGGCAGCTTATCAACGCGGAGACTTTTCAACCCGAGCCGCATCTCCGTCCCCTGTACGCCTACTTGCGCGAAAAGAAATTCATCGAGGACATTCGCAACTACGACCCCACCTGCCTGAACATCACCTCGGCCGACGCCCTCGCCCGTCTCCAACGCGGCGATCCCACCTGGGAGAGTCTCGTGCCGCCGCAGGTAGTGCAAATCATCAAAGAACGGCGCCTCTTTGGATGGCAACCCCCTTCCCCGTCAACCTGA
- a CDS encoding 3-keto-disaccharide hydrolase translates to MKSRLFTPGFVYGLVGVALCLLGPGCGVTTTHTKQGQSLFNGKDLSGWEGAPGWWQVKDGVLVCESTPEKPCKQSHYLIWKGGEPSDFEFRCQWRITGPANSGIQFRSKALPNFDTWGYQADIDAAGEYVGCLYQHERGLVAQRGEKVHFDKDGKRTVTTFAKSEELLKVIKAGDWNEYRIWAQGPIIKLWINGVLMCEVEDYQPRFALPKGVIALQMHQGPPMKVEFKELYLTDLSPSASAKR, encoded by the coding sequence ATGAAATCACGCTTGTTCACACCGGGATTTGTTTATGGCCTCGTGGGGGTTGCGCTCTGTTTGTTGGGGCCGGGGTGTGGGGTGACCACCACCCACACCAAGCAGGGACAATCCCTTTTTAATGGCAAGGATTTGAGTGGCTGGGAGGGTGCGCCTGGCTGGTGGCAGGTGAAGGATGGGGTGCTGGTTTGTGAGAGCACGCCCGAGAAACCTTGCAAGCAAAGTCATTATTTGATTTGGAAAGGGGGCGAGCCTTCTGATTTTGAGTTTCGCTGCCAGTGGCGCATTACCGGGCCGGCCAATTCCGGGATTCAATTTCGCAGCAAAGCTTTGCCGAATTTTGACACTTGGGGGTACCAGGCAGACATTGACGCCGCGGGTGAATACGTCGGCTGTTTGTACCAGCATGAGCGCGGGCTGGTGGCCCAGCGTGGGGAAAAGGTGCATTTCGACAAGGACGGCAAACGCACGGTGACCACTTTTGCCAAGTCAGAAGAGCTGCTCAAAGTCATCAAGGCAGGAGACTGGAATGAGTATCGCATTTGGGCGCAAGGCCCGATAATCAAACTGTGGATTAACGGGGTTTTGATGTGTGAGGTGGAGGATTATCAGCCCCGATTTGCTTTGCCCAAGGGGGTGATTGCCTTGCAGATGCATCAAGGGCCGCCCATGAAGGTGGAGTTCAAGGAATTGTATCTTACCGATTTAAGTCCTTCCGCTTCGGCGAAACGTTGA
- a CDS encoding HAD-IA family hydrolase, which produces MLDTKPIRAVTFDAGGTLLRPAAPVGEIYARVADAFGLRDVTAAELEENFQREWRQKGEFDYTQDAWFALVRRTFGLHAARLPDAFYPALYEEFARVECWHLFEDVLPTLDELASHGIPLGVISNWDNRLRTLLAAFKLTGFFDVIIPSCEVAFHKPSPVIYEVAVRQLGLPPEQILHVGDHFLEDVEGARSAGLQSLHLVRGALHKTAGQITSLLEVPTVVELAGGHLLISGLNT; this is translated from the coding sequence ATGCTCGACACCAAACCCATACGAGCCGTAACTTTTGACGCGGGTGGCACGCTGCTCCGGCCTGCCGCGCCCGTGGGTGAGATTTATGCCCGTGTGGCAGATGCGTTTGGCTTGCGTGATGTCACGGCTGCGGAACTGGAGGAAAACTTCCAACGCGAATGGCGGCAAAAAGGAGAATTTGATTACACGCAGGACGCCTGGTTTGCCCTCGTGCGCCGCACCTTTGGCCTGCACGCCGCACGGTTGCCTGACGCCTTTTATCCCGCCCTTTACGAGGAATTCGCCCGGGTGGAGTGCTGGCATTTGTTTGAGGATGTCCTCCCCACCCTCGATGAACTGGCCAGTCATGGCATCCCTCTCGGCGTGATTTCCAATTGGGACAACCGCCTGCGGACGCTGCTTGCTGCCTTCAAACTCACCGGCTTTTTTGATGTCATCATTCCCTCCTGCGAGGTGGCCTTCCACAAGCCCAGCCCGGTGATTTATGAAGTCGCGGTGCGGCAGCTTGGACTGCCCCCGGAACAAATCCTGCATGTCGGCGATCATTTTCTGGAAGACGTCGAAGGCGCCCGCTCGGCCGGCCTCCAGTCACTGCATTTGGTGCGCGGAGCCTTGCACAAAACGGCCGGCCAGATTACCTCCCTCTTGGAGGTGCCCACGGTGGTCGAACTGGCCGGCGGGCATTTGCTCATTTCTGGATTAAACACCTGA
- a CDS encoding succinate dehydrogenase cytochrome b subunit — protein sequence MNLVLRIWNSSLGKKYLMALSGVVLVLFVIGHMVGNLQIFLGPEAINRYAHFLQSNVELLWPVRLFLLTMVVLHIVSAIRLTLDNRAARPMEYAHGQPPFAASLASRTMLVGGLVVASFIVFHLLHYTIKIDSLSVVKTSAPATALKFQDLKEMLPTGETRPDVYAMMVAGFSNPWISLCYAIGVGLLCFHLSHGIAAMFQSLGFRNHVYSPLIEKAAKVIALVLVVGYLSIPAAVLLGLGRTHLEKAVAQAAMIKSLPASKADPQNLKANPLK from the coding sequence ATGAACTTGGTCTTGCGTATTTGGAATTCCTCGTTGGGGAAGAAATACCTGATGGCCCTCTCAGGGGTTGTTCTGGTGCTGTTTGTGATCGGCCACATGGTGGGCAATCTCCAGATTTTCCTGGGGCCGGAAGCCATCAATCGGTATGCGCATTTCCTGCAAAGCAATGTGGAGTTGTTGTGGCCGGTGCGCCTTTTCCTGCTGACGATGGTGGTGTTGCACATCGTTTCGGCCATTCGCCTGACCTTGGACAACCGGGCCGCCCGGCCCATGGAATATGCGCACGGGCAACCACCGTTTGCCGCCAGCCTCGCCTCGCGCACCATGTTGGTGGGAGGCCTTGTGGTGGCCAGCTTCATCGTATTTCATCTGCTTCACTACACCATCAAAATTGACTCCTTGAGTGTGGTTAAGACCAGCGCCCCGGCAACGGCGCTCAAGTTTCAGGATTTGAAGGAGATGCTTCCCACCGGCGAGACCCGTCCCGATGTATATGCCATGATGGTGGCGGGCTTTAGCAACCCGTGGATTTCTCTTTGCTACGCGATTGGCGTCGGCTTGCTGTGCTTCCATCTGAGCCACGGCATCGCCGCCATGTTCCAATCCCTTGGTTTTCGCAATCACGTGTACAGCCCGCTCATAGAAAAAGCCGCCAAAGTCATCGCCCTGGTGCTGGTGGTGGGCTATCTCTCCATCCCGGCGGCAGTGCTTTTGGGTCTTGGCAGGACTCATTTGGAAAAAGCCGTGGCACAGGCAGCCATGATTAAAAGCCTGCCGGCATCCAAAGCCGACCCCCAGAACCTCAAGGCCAACCCTTTGAAGTAA